Proteins co-encoded in one Deltaproteobacteria bacterium genomic window:
- a CDS encoding LD-carboxypeptidase — MSRFRQPLLLQPGDCIGVAAPASAFPVEAFTAAVAWIRAQGFQVRHRPDITQRLRYFAGDDKRRAEELNALLCDPTIKAVFCARGGYGTQRIIPLLHHEAIAAAAPKIFVGSSDLTVLHGWLQRHCGWTTFYGPTITHHFGDVPTAAQNWQHLWQAIGQPQPLGTLASGDLRIIKPGRATGCLAGGCLSLVHASIDTAYGPTFDDDTILFLEDRGEKLYALDRMLTHLAHADVLRHVRGIIFGSLALSPDEPNPADLDTMLADCLRDFVGPVVAGLPAGHCDPCLTLPLGAQATLHTDPLDFSIDTAGVLP, encoded by the coding sequence ATGTCCCGCTTTCGTCAGCCGTTGTTGTTGCAACCAGGCGATTGCATCGGCGTCGCCGCGCCCGCCAGCGCGTTTCCGGTCGAGGCCTTCACGGCCGCCGTGGCATGGATTCGCGCGCAGGGATTTCAGGTGCGGCATCGGCCGGACATTACGCAGCGGCTCCGCTATTTCGCCGGCGACGACAAGCGGCGCGCCGAGGAACTGAACGCGCTGTTGTGCGACCCGACAATCAAGGCGGTTTTTTGCGCGCGCGGCGGCTACGGCACGCAACGGATTATCCCGCTGCTCCACCATGAAGCGATTGCGGCCGCGGCGCCGAAGATCTTCGTCGGTTCCAGCGACCTCACGGTGTTACACGGCTGGCTGCAGCGCCACTGCGGCTGGACCACATTCTATGGTCCCACGATCACGCACCACTTCGGCGACGTGCCGACGGCCGCACAGAATTGGCAGCATTTGTGGCAAGCGATCGGTCAGCCGCAGCCGTTGGGGACGTTGGCCTCCGGCGATTTGCGCATCATTAAACCGGGGCGGGCGACGGGATGCCTCGCAGGCGGCTGCCTCAGTTTAGTCCACGCCAGCATCGACACTGCATACGGCCCAACGTTCGACGATGACACCATCCTGTTTCTGGAAGACCGCGGCGAAAAACTCTACGCGCTCGACCGGATGCTGACGCATTTGGCCCACGCCGACGTGTTGCGGCACGTCCGTGGGATCATCTTCGGCTCGTTAGCGCTTTCTCCCGACGAACCAAATCCCGCCGATCTCGACACCATGTTGGCCGATTGCCTGCGCGACTTTGTCGGCCCCGTCGTGGCCGGGCTCCCGGCCGGGCACTGCGATCCCTGCCTCACGCTCCCGCTCGGCGCGCAGGCAACGCTCCACACGGATCCGCTCGACTTTTCGATCGACACCGCTGGAGTACTGCCATGA
- a CDS encoding type II toxin-antitoxin system VapC family toxin, translated as MKLVLDTNAYCLCDIGHDAALEAASQATTLLLPVIAYGELHYGFQHGAKLVRNLQRLDRFIEEFQVRIILVDLDVARNFGAIFARLRKKGRPIPTNDIWISACCMTVGGTLLTADHHFLDVDQINVTLLHE; from the coding sequence ATGAAATTGGTTCTCGACACGAACGCGTACTGCCTGTGCGACATCGGCCACGACGCCGCATTAGAAGCGGCTTCGCAAGCCACCACCTTGCTGCTCCCAGTCATCGCCTATGGCGAACTCCACTACGGATTTCAGCATGGAGCGAAGCTGGTGCGCAATCTCCAGCGGCTCGACCGATTTATTGAAGAGTTCCAGGTCCGGATCATCCTTGTCGACCTCGATGTGGCGCGGAACTTCGGGGCAATCTTCGCACGCCTGCGAAAAAAAGGACGCCCGATCCCTACGAACGACATCTGGATCAGCGCCTGCTGCATGACCGTCGGAGGGACTTTGCTGACCGCAGATCACCATTTTCTTGACGTGGACCAGATCAACGTTACGTTGCTGCACGAATAG
- a CDS encoding rhodanese-like domain-containing protein — protein sequence MSFEIITPKQAYQRMQEGWRYLDVRTEEEFAAGYATGAVNIPLFATTPQGRTLNADFVTSVRTTFPATTKLVIGCASGGRSGKACELLGAEGYAHLANIDGGFVGRADPATGQLVQAGWKAEGLPVSKAKGGCGSPSCGCGH from the coding sequence ATGAGCTTCGAAATCATTACCCCAAAACAGGCGTATCAACGGATGCAAGAGGGGTGGCGCTACCTCGATGTCCGGACCGAAGAAGAATTCGCCGCCGGCTATGCGACCGGTGCGGTCAATATTCCGCTCTTCGCCACGACGCCGCAAGGCCGCACGCTGAATGCCGACTTCGTGACGTCCGTCCGGACCACATTCCCGGCGACGACCAAGCTCGTGATCGGCTGCGCGTCCGGCGGTCGGTCCGGCAAGGCGTGCGAATTGCTAGGCGCCGAAGGCTACGCGCATCTGGCCAACATCGACGGCGGTTTCGTCGGCCGCGCCGATCCGGCAACGGGACAGCTGGTACAAGCGGGCTGGAAGGCGGAAGGACTGCCGGTCAGCAAGGCCAAAGGCGGCTGCGGATCGCCGTCGTGCGGCTGCGGCCACTAA
- a CDS encoding beta-lactamase family protein: protein MTDAHTMMQAAVRDGVFPAAELLIAREGTIAHHGRYGAATAQTIFDVASLTKVIVTTTRMMQLAAAGRLQLDDTAARHLPELAESPYGAVPLRRFLSHTAGFPAWQPYFRGVPERKLGTPDGYALILQNIMHEPPAYSPGTACVYSDLGFILLGALLERVDGRGLEQQCATEIAAPLGLNDTRFLPLAASGRAAPGCIAPLRYAPTEDCPWRKSVLRGAVHDQNCYAMGGVAGHAGLFSTAHDLHRFAAVLTTCWRGTNDWIASATVHAFFDFDRLTTPPHGTYLCGWDTPSPTNSQAGRHFSRHSIGHLGYTGCSLWIDLERDWWVILLTNRVHPSVTNEKIKAFRPQLHDAAYATLFAAGNTGHPHS from the coding sequence ATGACCGACGCCCATACGATGATGCAAGCGGCCGTCCGCGACGGCGTCTTCCCCGCCGCGGAACTGCTGATCGCACGGGAAGGCACCATCGCGCATCACGGACGCTACGGTGCAGCCACGGCACAGACGATCTTCGACGTCGCGTCGCTCACGAAGGTCATCGTCACGACCACGCGGATGATGCAACTCGCGGCTGCCGGTCGTCTGCAGCTGGACGATACCGCGGCCCGCCATTTGCCGGAACTCGCGGAGTCACCATACGGCGCCGTGCCGCTCCGCCGTTTTCTCTCCCATACCGCCGGTTTTCCGGCGTGGCAGCCGTATTTTCGCGGCGTCCCGGAGCGGAAACTCGGGACCCCGGATGGCTATGCACTCATTCTGCAAAACATCATGCACGAGCCGCCGGCGTATTCGCCGGGCACTGCATGCGTATACAGCGATTTAGGTTTTATCTTGCTCGGCGCGTTGCTCGAACGCGTGGATGGCCGCGGTTTGGAGCAACAATGCGCGACCGAAATCGCTGCGCCGCTGGGTCTGAACGATACGCGGTTCCTCCCGCTAGCCGCGTCCGGCCGCGCGGCCCCGGGCTGCATCGCCCCGCTGCGCTACGCGCCGACGGAAGATTGTCCCTGGCGCAAATCGGTGCTGCGCGGCGCGGTTCATGATCAAAATTGTTACGCGATGGGCGGCGTCGCCGGTCACGCCGGACTCTTTAGCACGGCACATGACCTGCACCGCTTCGCCGCCGTTCTGACGACCTGTTGGCGCGGCACTAACGACTGGATCGCCTCAGCAACAGTGCACGCCTTTTTCGATTTCGATCGACTGACGACGCCGCCGCACGGCACGTATCTTTGCGGCTGGGACACACCGAGCCCGACCAATTCACAAGCAGGGCGGCATTTCTCCCGTCACAGCATCGGGCACCTCGGGTACACCGGTTGTTCGCTGTGGATCGATCTGGAACGCGATTGGTGGGTGATCCTGCTGACGAACCGCGTCCACCCAAGCGTCACCAACGAAAAGATCAAGGCGTTCCGCCCCCAACTGCACGACGCCGCGTATGCCACGCTGTTTGCGGCCGGGAACACTGGACATCCTCACTCTTGA
- a CDS encoding Fic family protein yields MSYIWQDKKWPRLTWQADQLTTPLGQCRFAQGQLLARIRMLGLGLDKESQAEILVHEAVQTSAIEGTVIDPQAVRSSVVRRLGLPSAGLPPSNRYIDGVVNILLEATTHYAAQLSATRLKGWQAALFPTGFSGMQRVRVGQWRSSDLQVLSGPIGRERIHYEAPPAARIAKEMAQFFLWWHRSQRTIDGLIRAAVAHVYFVTIHPFDDGNGRIARTLTDMALAQDEQSAPRYYSLSAQIMAERDAYYRALESAQQGGLDITEWLRWFLECMTRAITRSETMIANILARSEFWRAFAAVSLSDRQRKVVHRLLEAGPDGFVGGLTTRKYVGLTKCSRATAFREMADLIAKGLLCPSVGRGRNASYQLRWLGKAVADG; encoded by the coding sequence ATGTCCTATATCTGGCAGGACAAAAAGTGGCCGCGTCTGACTTGGCAAGCGGATCAATTGACCACGCCGCTGGGGCAATGCCGGTTTGCCCAAGGTCAACTCTTGGCCCGCATCCGAATGTTGGGACTGGGATTGGACAAGGAATCCCAAGCGGAAATCTTGGTCCATGAAGCCGTACAGACGTCCGCGATCGAAGGGACCGTCATTGATCCGCAGGCGGTGCGCTCTTCTGTCGTCCGCCGTTTGGGACTGCCGTCGGCTGGGCTCCCCCCGTCCAATCGCTACATCGACGGCGTCGTGAACATCCTCCTCGAGGCGACGACACATTATGCCGCGCAATTGAGCGCAACGCGCCTCAAAGGCTGGCAGGCGGCGTTGTTCCCGACCGGCTTTTCCGGGATGCAGCGGGTACGGGTGGGGCAATGGCGCTCGTCGGACTTGCAGGTCCTGTCCGGGCCCATCGGGCGGGAGCGCATCCATTATGAAGCGCCGCCCGCTGCTCGCATCGCGAAGGAGATGGCGCAATTTTTTCTCTGGTGGCACCGCAGTCAACGAACCATCGATGGACTGATTCGTGCCGCGGTCGCTCATGTGTACTTTGTGACGATCCATCCGTTTGACGATGGCAATGGACGCATCGCGCGCACGCTGACGGATATGGCGCTGGCTCAGGACGAGCAGTCCGCTCCACGCTACTACAGTCTGTCCGCGCAGATTATGGCTGAACGCGATGCCTACTATCGCGCACTGGAATCCGCGCAACAAGGCGGTCTCGATATCACCGAGTGGCTGCGCTGGTTTTTGGAATGTATGACGCGGGCGATCACCCGCTCGGAAACGATGATCGCCAACATTCTCGCTCGCTCGGAATTCTGGCGCGCGTTTGCTGCGGTGTCCCTGAGTGATCGTCAACGCAAAGTGGTCCATCGCTTACTCGAAGCGGGTCCCGACGGTTTTGTGGGAGGGCTCACGACGCGGAAGTATGTCGGGCTGACCAAGTGCAGCCGCGCGACCGCGTTCCGTGAAATGGCCGACTTGATTGCCAAAGGCCTCCTGTGCCCTAGCGTCGGTCGGGGGCGGAATGCCAGTTATCAACTCCGGTGGCTCGGGAAAGCGGTGGCTGATGGCTAG
- a CDS encoding AMP-binding protein, translating into MVESAEQAQTVWEPTAEWIASSHVRRFMRAHGIADAATLRRRSVEDIRWFWDAALQDLGVEWFTPYTQVLDDSAGFAWARWFVGGELNLVHNCVTRHAVGARAQQAAVVWEGDGGEQRTLTFAELAADIARLAHALTTLGVRRGDAVGLYLPMTPEVVIGMFACHQLGAVAVPIFSGYGPDAIATRLNDAQAVAVLTADIGMRRGRAVPLKQTLDTALATVPSVRHVIVARRGTETTSVPWHAGRDQWWTDAVRESAPTTEIARLPAEAPALILYTSGTTGRPKGCVHTHAGALAQIAKELGYHFDVRPGDIFFWMTDIGWMMGPWELVGALFHGATVVLYEGVPDFPAPDRLWRLVERYRVTHLGISPTAIRVLKRAGDDWVTRCDLASLRVLGSTGEPWDPEGYTWFFEQVGGKRCPIINISGGTEIIGCHLAPLPIAPLKTASLQGPGLGMDVDVFNEAGESVRGEIGYLVCKQPAPSMTKGFLNDSPRYLETYFSKWPQIWNHGDWAVVDRDGAWFLMGRADDTIKVAGKRVGPAEIEGVLMQHAAVAEAAVIGVPHAVKGEGIVCFVVLKDACAGDAVLATTLRQHVATALGKPMQPETVVFVPALPKTRSAKIVRGAIRRVWLGEAAGDLSSVENPGVLEDIATCKVQQPSTL; encoded by the coding sequence ATGGTGGAAAGCGCCGAACAAGCCCAAACGGTCTGGGAGCCGACTGCGGAGTGGATCGCGTCTTCTCATGTCAGGCGTTTCATGCGTGCCCACGGGATTGCCGACGCGGCGACGCTGCGACGGCGTTCGGTTGAGGACATTCGTTGGTTTTGGGACGCGGCACTGCAGGACCTCGGCGTGGAGTGGTTCACGCCGTACACGCAAGTCTTAGATGATAGCGCCGGTTTCGCCTGGGCGCGTTGGTTCGTGGGCGGGGAGTTGAATTTGGTCCACAACTGCGTGACACGGCACGCCGTCGGCGCGCGCGCGCAGCAGGCGGCCGTGGTCTGGGAAGGAGATGGCGGCGAGCAGCGCACGTTGACGTTCGCCGAGCTCGCAGCGGACATTGCGCGCTTGGCCCATGCATTGACGACGCTCGGCGTGCGGCGCGGCGACGCGGTCGGACTTTATTTGCCGATGACGCCCGAAGTCGTGATCGGAATGTTCGCGTGTCATCAACTCGGAGCTGTTGCCGTCCCGATCTTTTCCGGCTATGGGCCCGATGCGATCGCGACCCGGTTAAACGATGCGCAGGCCGTCGCGGTCTTAACGGCCGATATTGGGATGCGGCGCGGTCGAGCCGTCCCGCTCAAACAGACATTAGATACAGCGCTCGCCACCGTGCCGTCGGTGCGCCACGTGATCGTCGCGCGGCGTGGCACCGAGACGACGTCAGTGCCGTGGCACGCGGGACGGGATCAATGGTGGACGGATGCAGTGCGCGAAAGTGCGCCGACCACCGAGATAGCGCGTCTCCCTGCGGAAGCGCCGGCGCTGATCCTCTATACTTCCGGCACAACTGGTCGCCCGAAGGGTTGCGTGCATACGCACGCAGGGGCATTGGCGCAGATCGCGAAAGAACTCGGGTATCACTTCGACGTGCGTCCCGGCGACATCTTCTTCTGGATGACCGATATCGGCTGGATGATGGGGCCGTGGGAACTGGTCGGCGCACTTTTTCACGGCGCCACGGTTGTCCTCTACGAAGGGGTCCCCGATTTTCCCGCGCCGGATCGACTGTGGCGGCTGGTTGAGCGTTATCGCGTCACCCACTTAGGGATTTCCCCGACGGCGATTCGCGTGCTGAAACGCGCGGGCGATGACTGGGTGACGCGCTGCGATCTCGCTTCCCTTCGTGTGCTCGGTTCGACCGGGGAACCGTGGGATCCGGAGGGCTACACCTGGTTCTTCGAACAGGTCGGCGGGAAGCGCTGTCCGATCATTAATATTTCCGGCGGCACGGAGATCATCGGCTGCCATTTGGCGCCACTCCCCATCGCGCCGCTCAAAACTGCGAGTTTGCAAGGTCCGGGGTTGGGGATGGACGTCGACGTCTTCAATGAAGCCGGCGAATCGGTGCGCGGCGAGATCGGCTATTTGGTCTGCAAACAACCGGCGCCGTCGATGACGAAAGGGTTTCTGAACGACTCGCCGCGCTATCTGGAGACCTATTTCAGTAAATGGCCGCAGATTTGGAATCACGGCGATTGGGCGGTGGTCGATCGCGACGGCGCATGGTTCCTGATGGGACGTGCCGACGATACGATCAAGGTGGCGGGCAAACGGGTCGGGCCGGCGGAGATCGAAGGGGTCTTGATGCAGCACGCGGCCGTGGCGGAGGCGGCCGTGATCGGCGTGCCGCACGCGGTGAAAGGCGAAGGGATTGTCTGCTTTGTCGTATTAAAGGATGCATGCGCGGGCGACGCGGTGTTAGCAACGACGTTGCGTCAACACGTCGCCACGGCGCTCGGCAAGCCGATGCAGCCGGAGACTGTGGTATTTGTACCCGCGTTGCCGAAGACGCGTTCGGCCAAGATCGTGCGCGGGGCGATTCGGCGCGTGTGGCTGGGCGAAGCGGCGGGCGATTTATCGTCGGTCGAAAATCCGGGAGTCTTGGAAGACATTGCAACATGCAAAGTGCAACAACCATCAACTCTATAA